The Rickettsiales bacterium genome includes a region encoding these proteins:
- a CDS encoding CBASS cGAMP-activated phospholipase has translation MRKILCIDGGGIKGIFPAAFLSDIEEQIDGEIVDYFDLIVGTSTGGIIAIALGLGLKPSEILQIYTDLGNKVFSETFFGKIINFIKFKARYDNKALEECLVDALGDRVIGESKVRLVIPSASITTGEVYIYKTAHNERFRQDYKRKAVDVALATSAAPTYFPTHFSEVGIPLIDGGIWANNPCGVAAVEACGVLGWEPENVKLFSLGCTEESFDYNPPFWNIKKRILKFLNVIMQAQSSSSYGAAQLLLGHGNVTRITYVAPEGKFKLDGTKTSNILAGLGKEKARHEYPKLKDVFFKEKAELFCPIYSITK, from the coding sequence ATGCGTAAAATTTTGTGTATTGATGGTGGTGGTATCAAGGGGATATTCCCTGCTGCATTTCTCTCTGATATTGAAGAACAAATTGATGGTGAAATTGTTGATTATTTTGATTTAATTGTAGGAACATCAACAGGGGGGATTATCGCCATAGCTCTTGGTTTGGGGTTAAAACCATCAGAAATTTTGCAAATATATACAGATTTAGGTAATAAAGTTTTTTCAGAAACATTTTTTGGTAAGATAATAAACTTCATAAAATTTAAGGCAAGGTATGATAATAAAGCATTGGAAGAATGCCTAGTTGACGCACTAGGAGACAGGGTAATAGGGGAAAGTAAGGTTAGGCTTGTTATACCCTCAGCAAGTATAACCACTGGTGAGGTCTATATTTATAAAACCGCACACAATGAAAGATTTAGGCAAGATTATAAAAGAAAAGCGGTTGATGTGGCTTTGGCTACATCGGCAGCTCCGACCTACTTTCCTACGCATTTTTCTGAAGTAGGTATACCACTTATTGATGGTGGCATATGGGCAAACAACCCTTGCGGTGTTGCTGCGGTTGAGGCATGTGGGGTGCTTGGATGGGAGCCAGAGAATGTTAAATTATTTAGTCTTGGCTGTACAGAAGAATCTTTTGATTACAACCCACCTTTTTGGAATATCAAAAAACGAATATTGAAATTTCTTAATGTTATAATGCAGGCTCAATCTTCAAGTTCATATGGTGCAGCACAGTTATTGCTTGGTCATGGAAATGTTACAAGAATTACATATGTTGCACCAGAAGGGAAATTCAAATTAGATGGTACAAAAACAAGTAATATTTTAGCTGGACTCGGCAAAGAAAAAGCAAGGCATGAATACCCTAAATTGAAAGATGTATTCTTCAAGGAAAAGGCAGAGTTATTTTGCCCAATATACTCAATAACTAAGTAG
- a CDS encoding nucleotidyltransferase has protein sequence MLTKTIIKKEPSLSSRKNKITEEFLEDVATAIQIPDGRYEEAVSRYKSLKDWLLRDDSILKNYKPEVSLQGSFKLGTAIKPVSEEEEYDIDLVCSTEISKSQITQKRLKEMMGKEIAGYAKSYNMQNPESKRRCWRVQYSQDAQFHLDALPAIPDSESQRTLLESLRVESALINSAIAITDDEHPQYNNISQDWLSSNPEGYSNWFYGRMKAVFNSRRSVIALSEGRREEEIPNYKVKTPLQSAIQILKRHRDMTHDEGDEDKPISIIITTLAARAYNQEITILESLNTILFGMENYIENRNGIYWITNPTNPQENFADKWAEDSTKKEKFFEWLENAKNDFSELWELTDRREIAESSANFLGRQLVERAINEKSKTNKPNFLIRLLNPPHRKKLEWPENITKKVIVTAEVIRNGFRKQPIKSDEPAIPKYCDLFFTATTNVAEPYEIYWQVVNTGKQAKEFGQLRGGFDFSTANLGKNIRRESTSYKGSHSLECFIIKDGVCVARSGQFVVNIR, from the coding sequence ATGTTGACAAAAACAATTATTAAAAAAGAACCTAGCTTATCTTCTCGCAAAAATAAAATTACGGAAGAATTTTTAGAGGATGTAGCTACGGCTATACAAATTCCAGATGGCAGATACGAAGAGGCCGTTAGTAGATATAAATCGTTGAAAGATTGGCTATTACGAGATGATTCCATATTAAAAAACTACAAACCAGAAGTTTCTTTACAAGGTTCTTTTAAGTTAGGAACAGCAATAAAACCAGTAAGTGAAGAAGAAGAGTATGATATAGACTTGGTTTGTAGCACTGAGATTTCTAAATCACAAATTACGCAAAAACGATTAAAGGAGATGATGGGAAAGGAAATTGCAGGATATGCAAAGTCATATAATATGCAAAATCCAGAATCAAAAAGGAGATGCTGGCGCGTTCAATATTCTCAAGACGCACAATTTCATTTGGATGCACTGCCTGCTATTCCTGATTCTGAAAGTCAAAGAACTTTATTAGAATCATTACGAGTTGAAAGTGCACTCATTAATTCGGCTATAGCAATTACCGATGATGAACATCCTCAGTATAACAATATTTCTCAAGATTGGCTAAGTAGCAACCCAGAAGGATATTCAAATTGGTTCTATGGAAGAATGAAAGCTGTTTTCAATTCTAGGCGTAGTGTTATTGCCTTGTCAGAGGGAAGGCGTGAAGAAGAGATTCCAAATTATAAGGTGAAAACACCTCTACAATCTGCAATTCAAATCTTAAAAAGACATAGGGATATGACGCATGATGAAGGTGATGAAGATAAACCTATATCAATTATAATTACCACTCTTGCTGCACGAGCTTACAACCAAGAAATAACAATATTGGAATCATTAAATACAATATTGTTTGGAATGGAAAATTATATAGAAAATCGCAATGGCATTTATTGGATTACTAATCCGACCAATCCTCAGGAAAATTTTGCTGATAAATGGGCAGAAGATTCAACAAAAAAAGAAAAGTTCTTTGAATGGTTGGAAAATGCCAAAAATGATTTTTCTGAATTATGGGAATTAACGGATAGAAGAGAAATAGCCGAATCATCCGCTAATTTCTTGGGTCGTCAATTAGTGGAGCGAGCAATAAATGAGAAGTCAAAAACAAATAAGCCTAATTTTTTAATTCGCCTTCTAAATCCTCCCCATCGTAAAAAGCTAGAATGGCCAGAGAATATTACCAAAAAAGTTATTGTTACTGCAGAAGTAATCCGAAATGGATTTAGAAAGCAACCGATTAAAAGTGATGAGCCAGCAATACCCAAGTATTGCGATTTATTTTTTACTGCAACAACAAATGTTGCGGAACCATATGAAATATACTGGCAAGTAGTTAATACTGGCAAACAAGCTAAGGAATTTGGTCAGTTGCGCGGCGGATTTGATTTTAGCACTGCAAATTTAGGAAAAAATATTCGTCGCGAATCCACAAGTTATAAAGGTTCACATAGTCTTGAATGCTTTATAATAAAGGATGGCGTATGCGTAGCGCGTAGCGGGCAATTTGTTGTTAATATAAGGTAG
- a CDS encoding helix-turn-helix transcriptional regulator, translating into MSIGAKLKQRRMKKGWSLQQVADEVGVSKAHIYELELNKVKNPSVETLKKLATIFDMPLSYFLDDDEDIEFQVMFRDLQKDLADLDPKDREAVELMVKALKARNANDKN; encoded by the coding sequence ATGTCTATTGGCGCAAAATTAAAGCAGCGCAGAATGAAAAAAGGATGGTCATTGCAACAAGTGGCCGATGAAGTTGGTGTTTCCAAAGCCCATATATATGAGCTTGAACTAAACAAAGTTAAAAATCCTTCTGTGGAAACATTAAAAAAATTGGCCACTATTTTTGATATGCCATTATCATATTTTTTAGATGATGATGAGGATATAGAATTTCAAGTAATGTTCCGTGATTTGCAAAAAGATTTGGCTGACTTAGACCCAAAGGATAGAGAAGCTGTTGAACTAATGGTAAAAGCACTAAAGGCAAGGAATGCAAATGATAAAAATTGA
- a CDS encoding PAS domain-containing protein codes for MVHKNEQEQYEVSFDFTELFFSRTDTRGILEAGNGVFGRISLYSWDELIKKPHNVIRHSDMPKGVFYLFWQFLKQKKPIGAYVKNRAKDGRHYWVFAIATPVENGYLSVRLKPSSNFFQVAQKEYEALLKYEHDNNVTPQQSSEKLLQDLKGLGFGSYDEFMSSALGEEILSRDRNLGRVENKVISSLNQLMKEAKSLDAESEKITSSYEENRYVPMNLRIQSFKLEEQGRAISVISGNYDIVSNEIKEELGKFSNSASDVFRLLFEGQFLLCTASIQKEVVKFFEGEHISEDNPTNKLLEMKSLEGQQVEYQKRAKLAIAKILSQIDSFEDDCSRMRRCAASLEVIRVMAKIDTARLTDYKGALNELLNNLQTFQDSINDSLSKIDDVNSQMKYHLLRASA; via the coding sequence ATGGTTCATAAAAACGAGCAAGAACAATATGAGGTTTCTTTTGATTTTACCGAGCTATTTTTTTCTCGTACAGACACACGCGGCATTTTAGAGGCGGGAAATGGTGTTTTCGGTCGTATAAGCTTGTATAGTTGGGATGAGCTTATTAAAAAACCGCATAATGTTATTCGTCATTCTGACATGCCAAAGGGTGTGTTTTATTTATTTTGGCAGTTTCTTAAGCAGAAAAAACCTATTGGTGCGTATGTAAAAAATCGCGCGAAAGATGGTCGCCATTACTGGGTGTTTGCCATAGCCACTCCGGTGGAAAATGGTTATCTTTCGGTGCGGCTGAAACCGAGTAGCAATTTTTTTCAGGTAGCGCAGAAAGAATATGAGGCGCTTTTGAAATATGAGCATGATAATAATGTTACACCACAACAGAGTTCGGAAAAACTGCTGCAGGATTTGAAAGGGTTGGGATTTGGTAGTTATGATGAATTTATGTCTTCCGCGCTTGGTGAGGAGATTCTATCGCGTGATCGCAATTTAGGAAGAGTAGAAAATAAAGTTATTTCTTCTTTGAATCAACTTATGAAGGAAGCCAAATCGTTAGACGCCGAGAGTGAGAAAATTACTTCTTCTTACGAAGAAAATCGTTATGTGCCGATGAATTTGCGTATACAATCTTTTAAGCTTGAGGAGCAGGGGCGGGCTATCAGCGTTATATCAGGTAATTATGATATTGTATCAAACGAGATTAAAGAGGAGCTAGGTAAGTTTAGTAATTCCGCTAGTGATGTCTTCAGGCTTTTATTTGAAGGACAGTTCTTGCTTTGTACAGCTTCTATACAAAAGGAAGTAGTAAAATTTTTTGAGGGTGAGCATATAAGTGAGGATAACCCTACTAATAAGCTTCTGGAAATGAAGAGTCTTGAGGGACAGCAAGTAGAGTATCAGAAAAGAGCTAAGTTGGCGATAGCCAAGATTTTGTCACAAATTGATAGTTTTGAGGATGATTGCTCACGTATGCGCAGGTGCGCGGCGAGTTTGGAGGTTATTCGAGTGATGGCGAAAATAGATACCGCCCGACTTACTGATTATAAAGGCGCGTTAAATGAACTGCTTAATAATTTGCAAACTTTTCAGGATTCCATAAATGATAGTTTGTCAAAAATTGATGATGTTAATAGTCAGATGAAATATCACTTGCTGCGTGCTAGTGCTTAG
- a CDS encoding PAS domain-containing protein gives MTIRFAESLPIKDDTIAIDDNHDFVVRKRRPLWQTLCIMFAAVLPITILLSFFVENTVIFGQVLFVLLISVGTYVVVVIQKNRDLVLATEFQNALLSSALSSSNKFCLIIKDDGSISYIDRSFQQMFPDFYKEPRRAIDVLLERGQVSKDDRKIVFNALENRVHKKVILDITDAKGKAYKIVMSIEPIPRPKGFMLLRGREYIEKRVLGLTQQNNDNSNGLIFTNDNIALFSYLTDSMNIGAYLTTSFDNITYVNLTLEQWLYYDEGEIIRNGLSFKNLISQSTEGEYIGDIKSFNGELNLRKKLGGEIKVTLEQSPLYDEQGSITGYIGLVHNMDPEDKTSNKKKNNNNSW, from the coding sequence ATGACAATCCGTTTCGCAGAATCCTTACCGATAAAAGACGATACTATAGCTATAGATGATAATCATGATTTTGTAGTACGCAAACGCAGACCACTTTGGCAAACTTTGTGTATCATGTTCGCCGCTGTGTTGCCTATAACTATTCTGCTTAGTTTTTTTGTAGAAAATACTGTGATTTTTGGGCAGGTACTTTTTGTTCTTCTAATCTCAGTTGGTACTTACGTAGTTGTCGTCATCCAAAAAAACCGAGATCTAGTTCTCGCTACAGAATTCCAAAACGCTTTACTGTCATCAGCCCTAAGTAGCAGCAATAAATTTTGCCTAATCATAAAAGATGATGGAAGTATCTCTTATATAGACCGTTCTTTCCAGCAAATGTTCCCCGATTTTTACAAAGAGCCAAGACGGGCTATAGATGTTCTTTTAGAGAGGGGACAAGTATCTAAAGATGATAGAAAAATTGTTTTTAACGCTCTTGAGAACCGTGTCCATAAAAAAGTCATTTTGGATATAACTGATGCCAAAGGGAAAGCGTATAAGATCGTTATGTCCATAGAACCTATCCCAAGACCAAAAGGGTTTATGTTACTTAGAGGACGTGAATATATAGAAAAACGCGTACTTGGTCTAACACAACAAAATAATGACAACAGTAATGGCTTAATATTTACCAATGATAATATAGCGTTGTTTTCTTACCTTACTGACAGTATGAATATAGGTGCGTACTTAACAACCTCTTTTGATAATATAACCTATGTCAACTTAACGCTTGAGCAATGGCTCTACTATGATGAAGGTGAGATAATAAGAAATGGCCTTTCCTTCAAAAACCTTATTTCTCAATCAACCGAAGGTGAATATATAGGTGATATAAAATCTTTTAATGGGGAATTGAACTTACGTAAAAAACTCGGTGGAGAGATAAAGGTGACGTTAGAACAAAGTCCCTTGTACGATGAGCAAGGAAGTATCACTGGATATATAGGTCTTGTCCATAACATGGACCCAGAAGATAAAACTTCTAACAAAAAGAAAAATAATAATAATAGCTGGTAA
- a CDS encoding DUF5681 domain-containing protein: MAVKTIIKQPNGRPFEKGKSGNPNGRPKGSRNKTTMQAVLELLEDEAEEITRKVIERAKKGDMVAIKLVMERICPPRKDLPVYFEIGSVKTIFDLIPAIDRLLQAVSAGEISPQDAQIVSELIEQQRKTLVSTIPLMPMDDI, encoded by the coding sequence GTGGCTGTTAAAACAATAATTAAACAGCCGAATGGTAGGCCGTTTGAAAAAGGCAAGTCCGGCAACCCAAATGGCAGACCTAAAGGCAGCCGCAATAAAACTACCATGCAAGCAGTGCTTGAGTTATTGGAAGATGAGGCCGAAGAGATAACTCGCAAAGTTATAGAACGCGCTAAAAAAGGTGATATGGTAGCAATCAAGTTGGTAATGGAGCGAATTTGTCCACCGCGCAAAGACCTACCGGTTTATTTTGAAATTGGTAGTGTAAAGACGATTTTTGACCTAATTCCAGCTATAGATAGGCTACTTCAAGCCGTAAGTGCTGGAGAAATATCGCCTCAGGACGCACAAATTGTTTCCGAGCTTATAGAACAACAACGAAAAACCTTAGTGTCAACCATTCCTCTTATGCCGATGGATGATATTTAA
- a CDS encoding TIR domain-containing protein, producing the protein MKVFLSWSGDKSHKVALVLKDWLPSVIQSIVPYVSSEDIDKGARWSSDIAQELEDSTFGILCVTKENLSAPWLNFEAGALSKTMDKSLVCPFLFNVKRSEVEGPILQFQSTIFEKGDIKKLVQTLNAASAPNGLSEEKLNEAFDVWYPQLEKKLKGLPDIADETESLESNNGNLDSYSHIFEEILDLSRTNQKLLRNPEGVLEKNLESIKGQVAELQEITKRSLHPRYGMRKRKFHPMMIEELLHSSLPHRNSYVGIQMILSLLKEDFPWLYDSGTDLIQLFKSKVSLDKKRKALDEYSEVLEFTFRHPMMREFYRPNEDMWILSKELPYALMRTLEKSLHEEVA; encoded by the coding sequence ATGAAAGTTTTTTTAAGTTGGTCAGGTGATAAAAGCCATAAGGTTGCATTAGTCTTAAAAGACTGGCTGCCTTCTGTTATACAGTCAATCGTCCCCTACGTTTCCTCAGAAGATATTGATAAAGGTGCTCGGTGGAGTTCGGACATTGCTCAAGAACTTGAAGATTCAACCTTTGGCATCTTATGTGTCACCAAAGAAAACCTGTCTGCCCCATGGCTTAACTTTGAAGCTGGGGCTCTATCTAAAACGATGGATAAATCACTCGTTTGCCCCTTCCTGTTCAACGTAAAGCGATCGGAGGTTGAAGGGCCAATTTTACAATTTCAATCGACAATTTTCGAAAAAGGGGACATTAAAAAATTGGTGCAAACCTTAAATGCAGCCTCTGCACCTAATGGGCTTAGCGAAGAAAAGTTAAATGAAGCATTTGATGTATGGTATCCACAATTAGAAAAAAAGCTAAAAGGTCTGCCCGATATAGCAGATGAGACAGAGTCATTGGAGAGTAATAACGGAAACCTTGATTCATACAGCCATATTTTTGAAGAAATTCTTGATTTAAGTAGAACTAATCAAAAGCTTCTAAGAAATCCAGAAGGAGTGCTAGAAAAGAATTTAGAGTCGATAAAGGGTCAAGTTGCTGAATTGCAAGAGATTACCAAGAGATCTCTGCATCCTCGTTATGGAATGAGAAAACGTAAATTTCATCCCATGATGATAGAAGAGCTTTTGCACTCTTCACTTCCGCACCGCAATAGTTATGTAGGCATACAGATGATACTAAGCCTACTGAAAGAAGATTTTCCTTGGTTATACGATAGTGGAACAGATTTAATTCAATTGTTTAAAAGCAAAGTTTCATTAGATAAAAAGAGGAAAGCTCTTGATGAGTATAGCGAAGTATTGGAGTTTACGTTTAGACATCCAATGATGAGAGAATTTTATCGTCCCAATGAAGATATGTGGATATTAAGTAAAGAACTGCCATATGCGCTAATGAGGACACTTGAAAAAAGCCTTCACGAAGAAGTAGCCTAA
- a CDS encoding bifunctional DNA primase/polymerase — protein MTGVDVRGDGGYVVAPPSLHPNGNNYEWANSPFENDIADAPEWLLDLVVKPNKAIKNNVVVNQLPESFMNDVINNNA, from the coding sequence ATGACTGGTGTTGATGTTCGTGGTGATGGTGGTTATGTGGTTGCCCCACCTTCTTTGCATCCTAATGGCAATAATTACGAGTGGGCAAACTCACCATTTGAAAACGATATTGCCGATGCGCCAGAGTGGTTGCTTGATTTGGTGGTGAAACCTAATAAAGCCATTAAAAACAATGTGGTGGTTAACCAACTTCCTGAATCATTCATGAATGATGTAATCAACAACAATGCTTAA
- the flhB gene encoding flagellar biosynthesis protein FlhB, with protein sequence MAEDEDKDSKTEDPSQKKLDDARQKGNLASSKELNSFFMLMALAVTISWFIPQIMRGTAELLTPFLGEADNLISDKKGLSIVLYNLAFGSVAVIAMPLLAAIIAAISSNLIQNGFIISTEPITPKLSKISPISGFKRIFSMRSLVDFIKNILKITTVGVVAFLAVYPELGNISKLPHENLESTLLFLLTVAKRMILGVVVTMFFIAMFDVFYQKFQHIKSLRMSKQEVKDEHKQSEGDPIVKQRLRRLRMERAQNRMMAEVPKSDVVITNPTHFAVALRYDSATMSAPTMVAKGQDLIALKIRQIAEENKIPVVENPPLARALFSSAELDKEIPINHYEAVAKVISYVYKLKGKKF encoded by the coding sequence ATGGCTGAAGATGAAGACAAAGACAGCAAAACGGAAGACCCTTCCCAGAAGAAGCTTGATGACGCTAGACAGAAAGGTAATCTAGCAAGCTCAAAAGAGCTTAATAGCTTTTTTATGTTAATGGCGTTGGCGGTAACAATAAGCTGGTTCATACCTCAGATTATGCGAGGAACCGCCGAACTTTTAACGCCATTTTTAGGAGAGGCGGATAATCTAATATCCGACAAAAAAGGACTTAGCATAGTATTATATAATCTCGCTTTTGGTAGTGTGGCTGTAATAGCTATGCCGCTACTTGCCGCGATAATAGCCGCGATAAGCTCAAATTTAATACAAAATGGCTTTATAATAAGCACTGAGCCCATAACGCCAAAGCTTAGTAAAATATCTCCAATATCTGGTTTCAAACGTATTTTTTCTATGCGTTCGCTAGTGGATTTTATAAAAAATATTCTAAAAATAACAACGGTAGGAGTAGTAGCGTTTTTAGCTGTATATCCTGAACTTGGCAATATAAGCAAGCTTCCTCACGAGAATCTTGAAAGTACATTGCTATTCTTACTTACAGTCGCAAAACGCATGATACTAGGTGTAGTTGTCACCATGTTTTTTATCGCGATGTTTGACGTATTCTACCAAAAATTCCAGCATATAAAATCACTAAGAATGAGCAAACAAGAAGTAAAGGACGAGCATAAACAATCTGAAGGTGATCCTATAGTAAAACAAAGGCTGCGTCGCCTAAGAATGGAAAGAGCGCAAAATAGAATGATGGCGGAAGTGCCAAAATCGGACGTGGTAATCACTAACCCTACCCACTTTGCCGTAGCCCTACGTTATGATAGCGCCACTATGTCCGCGCCAACTATGGTCGCTAAAGGACAAGATTTAATCGCTCTTAAAATACGCCAAATCGCTGAGGAGAATAAAATACCTGTAGTTGAAAATCCACCGCTGGCGCGCGCGCTTTTTTCTTCCGCCGAACTTGATAAAGAAATACCGATAAATCATTACGAGGCGGTGGCAAAAGTTATTTCTTATGTATACAAACTCAAAGGCAAAAAATTCTAG
- a CDS encoding flagellar biosynthetic protein FliR: MLENILITQIFTFMLVFSRVGAAIMLLPGFGEIYIPARIRLIFAAMVSVLISPIIKNIPEIPDSALALFIVILAEITVGLFIGGISRILISTAHMAGMIISYQSSLASAVTKDVAQAQGQGTSLGNLIGVVALVLIFSTNIHHLMLSGVMQSYSLFLPGEFPSAGSFANHAVKTVGSAFEMAMKIASPHIVVGLMIYLGSGIVARLMPNMQVFFILIAPQLLISFFIFMISFSTMMLWYMEYIESSFKIFLLP, translated from the coding sequence ATGCTAGAGAATATTTTAATCACTCAAATTTTCACCTTCATGCTTGTATTCAGTCGTGTTGGCGCGGCTATAATGTTACTTCCCGGTTTTGGTGAGATATATATCCCCGCTCGTATACGCTTGATATTCGCCGCGATGGTAAGTGTGCTTATATCCCCTATAATAAAAAATATTCCAGAAATCCCTGATAGCGCACTCGCTCTTTTTATAGTGATACTTGCCGAAATAACGGTTGGGCTGTTTATCGGCGGAATAAGCCGCATACTCATTTCAACAGCCCATATGGCTGGCATGATAATATCCTACCAGTCAAGTCTTGCGTCCGCTGTCACCAAAGACGTAGCGCAAGCGCAAGGACAAGGTACATCGCTTGGTAATCTAATTGGAGTTGTAGCTCTGGTTCTTATATTCTCAACCAATATTCACCATCTTATGCTAAGCGGCGTAATGCAAAGCTATAGTTTATTTTTACCAGGAGAGTTCCCAAGCGCGGGAAGCTTCGCCAACCATGCGGTAAAGACTGTTGGTAGCGCTTTTGAGATGGCGATGAAAATAGCGTCTCCTCATATAGTAGTCGGACTTATGATATATCTTGGCTCAGGCATAGTAGCAAGATTAATGCCTAATATGCAGGTGTTTTTTATTCTCATCGCGCCACAATTACTTATTAGTTTTTTCATTTTTATGATAAGTTTTAGCACAATGATGTTGTGGTATATGGAATATATAGAATCTTCATTCAAAATTTTTCTATTACCCTAG
- a CDS encoding zinc ribbon domain-containing protein YjdM, whose amino-acid sequence MSETTNCIKCGSSYVYQDRGMYICPECSHEWSKQDTVDNNEEQKIIRDANGTELYDGDTVTVIKDLKVKGSSSTVKVGTKVKNIRLTEGDHDIDCKIPGIGAMGLKSIFVKKVAD is encoded by the coding sequence ATGAGTGAAACTACCAACTGCATAAAATGCGGATCTTCTTATGTATATCAAGATAGAGGTATGTATATATGCCCCGAATGCTCGCACGAATGGTCCAAACAAGACACAGTAGATAATAACGAGGAACAAAAAATTATACGTGACGCGAACGGCACGGAATTATATGACGGCGATACAGTAACAGTAATAAAAGACTTAAAGGTAAAAGGTTCATCATCAACAGTAAAGGTCGGGACAAAGGTAAAAAACATACGCCTTACCGAAGGAGACCATGACATAGACTGTAAAATACCCGGAATTGGGGCGATGGGACTGAAGTCTATATTTGTCAAAAAAGTAGCGGATTAA
- a CDS encoding ImmA/IrrE family metallo-endopeptidase produces the protein MIKIDRMELADIGHPIKLAQAVINQLPDIQLPIPVRDIAMALDIIEIKPINVSGFEGGLITFDDKSSGCILVKENSQQRQRFTIGHELGHYLNPWHIPNSSGKFMCNSKDMITSNHKPADMQQKMEVEANQFAAELLIPSKFMQKDIRLLKSPEIDHIVSLASKYDVSKESMGRRYIEFQDEPCALVFSKNGKVSYTVQGQYFPKLAVWKDDIIPTNTVTKLFNGQYGNSSEWQECESDIWLSNNKKYESVYEQVLVQKDGYRITLLTLGDEVDEDEEGLETSYSKNFR, from the coding sequence ATGATAAAAATTGATAGGATGGAGCTTGCAGACATTGGCCACCCAATAAAATTAGCTCAAGCAGTAATTAATCAATTACCAGATATTCAGTTGCCTATACCAGTTCGTGATATTGCTATGGCGCTAGATATTATTGAAATAAAACCAATTAATGTGTCTGGATTTGAAGGTGGACTTATTACTTTTGATGACAAAAGCTCAGGCTGTATCCTAGTAAAAGAAAATAGCCAACAAAGGCAAAGATTTACCATAGGGCATGAATTAGGTCATTACCTTAATCCTTGGCACATTCCTAATAGTTCAGGGAAGTTTATGTGTAATTCAAAAGACATGATTACATCTAACCATAAGCCAGCAGATATGCAGCAAAAAATGGAGGTAGAAGCAAATCAATTTGCTGCTGAATTGCTTATACCATCTAAATTTATGCAGAAAGATATTAGATTGCTTAAATCACCAGAGATTGACCATATAGTTTCTCTTGCTAGTAAATATGATGTGAGCAAAGAATCAATGGGGCGTAGATATATTGAGTTTCAAGATGAGCCATGTGCATTGGTTTTCTCTAAAAATGGCAAGGTATCATATACAGTGCAAGGACAATATTTTCCAAAACTAGCTGTATGGAAAGATGATATAATTCCAACCAATACTGTGACTAAACTATTTAATGGTCAATATGGCAATTCTTCCGAATGGCAAGAATGTGAAAGTGATATTTGGTTGAGTAACAATAAAAAATACGAAAGCGTGTACGAGCAGGTTCTTGTACAAAAAGATGGTTATCGTATTACTTTACTCACTCTTGGTGATGAGGTTGATGAGGACGAAGAAGGGTTGGAAACTTCATATAGCAAGAATTTTAGGTGA